A stretch of Deinococcus radiotolerans DNA encodes these proteins:
- a CDS encoding PKD domain-containing protein, with the protein MTFTVDDADVYVNGAPQRWLSPPRNIGGRTMLPLREAAALLGQPLQASGTQVQLARLSLDTRKNTAALSGAAQPAGTVTSVGAVTYVSVRTLADALNANLIGEDGRTFTLTALRDGGNPMIPQARFSTDKNVYAPGERVVFTEYPFDPDGADITARRWTGRQDVYFQPGTYTVTLTVTNGRGLQSQPFTRTIRVEGQPIDTPLTYALKYAQPGDAFPDPQVLNYPAALISPQPSPSYPLLFSDSPEVPDQSGILYQDSVTGRARLLGYHLNGLNRGARLYVLARNLESRPVEVRSERLGETAPTRIESILGQVTLLEYFASAGGTTLTLSPGQSAAVYASPTLSPGSGVNVMQDLSTSGKVELTYVMLEDSLPPTPQVVQQLPYLRPDGRHTRGTFPDAVRTLRVTLGALPTRLIIGDGRVDPAVTGTDALTGQSVRLSGNYGVLYDLEVNGAAGTAVALSPRGGLYRGAMNIQDGPITQTIKLPRTGNALKPDEPVLLWRAQSDRLNIDFVPSSGSNLPISLIFYRTGRVDAEGGVIKTYRP; encoded by the coding sequence ATGACCTTCACCGTGGACGACGCGGACGTCTACGTGAACGGCGCCCCGCAACGCTGGCTGAGCCCGCCCCGCAACATCGGCGGGCGGACCATGCTGCCGCTGCGTGAAGCGGCCGCGCTGCTCGGCCAGCCCCTGCAGGCCAGCGGCACGCAGGTGCAGCTCGCCCGCCTGAGCCTCGACACCCGCAAGAACACGGCCGCCCTGAGCGGCGCCGCCCAGCCCGCGGGGACCGTCACCAGCGTCGGCGCCGTCACGTACGTCAGCGTCCGCACCCTGGCCGACGCGCTGAACGCCAACCTGATCGGCGAGGACGGCCGCACCTTCACCCTGACGGCCCTGCGCGACGGCGGGAACCCCATGATCCCCCAGGCGCGCTTCAGCACCGACAAGAACGTCTACGCCCCGGGCGAACGCGTCGTGTTCACCGAGTACCCCTTCGACCCGGACGGCGCGGACATCACCGCCCGCCGCTGGACGGGCCGGCAGGACGTGTACTTCCAGCCCGGCACGTACACCGTGACGCTGACCGTCACTAACGGCCGCGGCCTGCAGAGCCAGCCGTTCACGCGCACCATCCGCGTCGAGGGGCAACCCATCGACACGCCCCTCACGTACGCCCTGAAGTACGCGCAGCCCGGCGACGCCTTCCCCGACCCGCAGGTCCTGAACTACCCGGCCGCGCTGATCAGCCCGCAGCCCAGCCCCAGCTACCCGCTGCTGTTCAGTGACAGCCCCGAGGTGCCCGATCAGAGCGGCATCCTGTACCAGGACAGCGTCACCGGCCGCGCCCGACTGCTGGGGTACCACCTGAATGGCCTGAACCGCGGCGCGCGGCTGTACGTCCTGGCCCGCAACCTCGAGAGCCGCCCCGTCGAGGTCCGCAGCGAACGCCTCGGCGAGACCGCGCCCACCCGCATCGAGAGCATCCTGGGGCAGGTGACGCTGCTGGAGTACTTCGCATCGGCGGGCGGCACCACCCTGACCCTCTCGCCCGGCCAGTCAGCCGCGGTGTACGCCAGCCCCACCCTGAGCCCCGGCAGCGGCGTGAACGTCATGCAGGACCTCAGCACCTCCGGCAAGGTCGAACTGACCTACGTGATGCTCGAAGACAGCCTGCCCCCCACCCCGCAGGTCGTGCAGCAGCTGCCGTACCTGCGCCCCGACGGCCGCCACACGCGCGGCACCTTCCCGGACGCCGTGCGGACCCTGCGCGTCACGCTGGGCGCCCTGCCCACCCGCCTGATCATCGGGGACGGCCGCGTGGACCCCGCCGTGACCGGCACCGACGCCCTGACCGGCCAGAGTGTGCGCCTGAGCGGCAACTACGGCGTGCTGTACGACCTGGAAGTCAACGGTGCCGCCGGCACCGCCGTGGCCCTCAGCCCACGCGGCGGCCTGTACCGCGGCGCCATGAACATCCAGGACGGTCCGATCACGCAGACCATCAAGCTGCCCCGCACCGGCAACGCCCTGAAACCCGACGAGCCGGTGCTGCTGTGGCGCGCGCAGAGTGACCGCCTGAACATCGACTTCGTGCCCAGCAGCGGCAGCAACCTGCCCATCAGCCTCATCTTCTACCGCACGGGCCGCGTGGACGCCGAGGGCGGCGTCATCAAAACCTACCGCCCCTGA
- a CDS encoding peroxiredoxin, protein MTDPHVLPADLPVPTDDGACAHLPGRRWPEYALPGTDGVTHDLLVLPGRTVVYAYPKTARPDQAMPEDWDVIPGARGCTPQSCAFRDHHAELRAAGARVFGLSVQDTAYQREAAARLHLPFPLLSDAAGAVRQELRLPTFQAGGETLLRRVTLIVRDGVIEHVFYPVFPPDRSAQDVLDWLAAHPA, encoded by the coding sequence GTGACTGACCCGCATGTCCTCCCGGCTGACCTGCCCGTCCCCACTGATGACGGCGCGTGCGCGCACCTGCCCGGGCGGCGCTGGCCGGAGTACGCGCTGCCGGGCACGGACGGCGTGACCCACGACCTGTTGGTCCTGCCGGGACGGACGGTGGTCTACGCCTACCCGAAGACGGCCCGTCCGGATCAGGCCATGCCGGAAGACTGGGACGTGATCCCGGGCGCGCGGGGCTGCACGCCGCAGTCGTGCGCGTTCCGGGACCATCACGCCGAGCTGCGCGCGGCGGGTGCGCGGGTGTTCGGCCTGAGCGTGCAGGACACCGCGTACCAGCGGGAGGCGGCGGCGCGGCTGCACCTGCCGTTCCCGCTGCTGTCCGACGCGGCAGGCGCGGTCCGCCAAGAACTGCGGCTGCCGACCTTCCAGGCGGGCGGCGAGACGCTGCTGCGGCGCGTGACGCTGATCGTGCGGGACGGCGTGATCGAACACGTCTTCTACCCGGTGTTCCCGCCGGACCGCAGCGCGCAGGACGTGCTGGACTGGCTGGCCGCGCACCCGGCATAA
- a CDS encoding acyl-CoA dehydrogenase C-terminal domain-containing protein: MPTYKAPLRDIKFLMNELLGAPEALGQMPYYAQNDTADQDLLEQVLDEAARFVETELVPLNVVGDREGCVRHDNGEVTTPTGFKAAYKKYRDAGWPALDADPAFGGQGMPHLISNVLVEMMNSANVAWSMYPGLSHGAYSALHAVGSQELKDLYLPKLVSGEWTGTMCLTEPHAGTDLGIIRTKASDNGDGTYAITGTKIFISAGEHDMADNILHLVLARLDGSPQGTKGISLFLVPKYIPTADGKPGERNGVICGSLEHKMGINGNATAVLNFDGARGWLVGEINKGMNHMFIMMNAARLGTGLQGLGLGEVAYQNALIYAKDRLQMRHEPRVNPGEQADPIIVHPDVRRMLLTGKAYTEAGRAMAMWLALSLDTEHHHTDETARKEAADLVALLTPIAKAFMTDNGFNIAVQSQQVYGGHGYIKEWGMEQFVRDARIGQIYEGTNGIQALDLLGRKVLMDGGKKLQKLAATLQAFAEEHEGDEHIGDYVNQLGKAAQQLGSLTMVIGQKAMQEGGADEVNAAAVDYLRYFGHVVYGYLWARMAKVAQDKIDAGQDKDGFYLSKVQTAKFYFAKLFPETKALAATIKAGNESLAVDDKAVFGWEKALVGA; the protein is encoded by the coding sequence ATGCCCACCTACAAGGCCCCCCTGCGCGACATCAAGTTCCTGATGAACGAACTCCTCGGCGCCCCCGAAGCGCTCGGCCAGATGCCCTACTACGCCCAGAACGACACCGCCGACCAGGACCTCTTGGAACAGGTCCTCGACGAGGCCGCCCGCTTCGTGGAAACCGAACTGGTGCCCCTGAACGTCGTCGGTGACCGCGAAGGCTGCGTGCGCCACGACAACGGCGAGGTCACCACCCCCACCGGCTTCAAGGCCGCGTACAAGAAGTACCGCGACGCCGGCTGGCCCGCGCTGGACGCCGACCCCGCGTTCGGCGGTCAGGGCATGCCCCACCTGATCAGCAACGTGCTCGTCGAGATGATGAACAGCGCCAACGTCGCCTGGAGCATGTACCCCGGCCTCTCGCACGGCGCGTACAGCGCCCTGCACGCCGTCGGCAGCCAAGAACTCAAGGACCTGTACCTGCCCAAGCTGGTGTCCGGCGAGTGGACCGGCACCATGTGCCTCACCGAGCCGCACGCCGGCACCGACCTGGGCATCATCCGCACGAAGGCCAGCGACAACGGCGACGGCACCTACGCCATCACCGGCACGAAGATCTTCATCAGCGCCGGCGAGCACGACATGGCCGACAACATCCTGCACCTCGTGCTGGCCCGCCTGGACGGCAGCCCCCAGGGCACCAAGGGCATTTCACTGTTCCTCGTGCCCAAGTACATCCCCACCGCTGACGGCAAACCCGGCGAGCGCAACGGCGTGATCTGCGGCAGCCTCGAACACAAGATGGGCATCAACGGCAACGCCACCGCCGTGCTGAACTTCGACGGCGCCAGGGGCTGGCTGGTCGGCGAGATCAACAAGGGCATGAACCACATGTTCATCATGATGAACGCCGCCCGCCTCGGCACCGGCCTCCAGGGTCTGGGCCTCGGAGAAGTCGCGTACCAGAACGCCCTGATCTACGCCAAGGACCGCCTCCAGATGCGCCACGAGCCCCGCGTGAACCCCGGCGAGCAGGCCGACCCGATCATCGTGCACCCCGACGTGCGCCGCATGCTCCTGACCGGCAAGGCCTACACCGAGGCCGGGCGCGCCATGGCCATGTGGCTGGCCCTGAGCCTCGACACCGAGCACCACCACACCGACGAGACGGCCCGCAAGGAAGCCGCCGACCTGGTCGCGCTGCTCACCCCCATCGCCAAGGCCTTCATGACCGACAACGGCTTCAACATCGCCGTGCAGAGCCAGCAGGTGTACGGCGGCCACGGCTACATCAAGGAATGGGGCATGGAGCAGTTCGTCCGTGACGCCCGCATCGGCCAGATCTACGAAGGCACCAACGGCATCCAGGCGCTCGACCTGCTGGGCCGCAAGGTCCTCATGGACGGTGGCAAGAAACTTCAGAAACTCGCCGCGACCCTCCAGGCATTCGCCGAGGAGCACGAGGGCGACGAGCACATCGGCGACTACGTGAACCAGCTCGGCAAGGCCGCGCAGCAGCTCGGGTCTCTGACCATGGTCATCGGCCAGAAGGCCATGCAGGAAGGCGGGGCCGACGAGGTCAACGCCGCCGCCGTGGACTACCTGCGCTACTTCGGGCACGTCGTGTACGGCTACCTGTGGGCCCGCATGGCCAAGGTCGCCCAGGACAAGATCGACGCCGGGCAGGACAAGGACGGCTTCTACCTCAGCAAGGTGCAGACCGCGAAGTTCTACTTCGCCAAACTGTTCCCCGAAACCAAGGCGCTCGCCGCGACCATCAAGGCCGGCAACGAGAGCCTCGCCGTGGACGACAAGGCCGTCTTCGGCTGGGAAAAAGCCCTCGTCGGCGCGTAA